The genomic DNA CCGAGATGAGGAGGCCCTCGGCGTTGCCGTGCACCTTGGTCGCCCGGCCGGGCGTCATCATCCCCGCGGAGAAGGTGTTGAACTTCACCAGCTTGGGCACCCAgcacttcttcctcctcctgtcCTTGTCGGTGCCGTTCATCCGCGCGCTGAGGTAGGCGCGCATGGCGTCGAGGCTCTGCTCGACGACGTCCATGGGCGGGCACACCAGCGGGTTTCCCGCGGCGCTGAACCGGGCGAGCTTGGTGAGGCAGCCCATGGAGTCCGGGAGCGCGGCGATGGAGTTGTAGCTGACGTCCAGCTCCCGGAGCGAGACGAGGAGGCCGATGCCGTAGGGGAGCTCGCGCAGGTACTGGAAGTTCTGGCTCACGTTCAGGGTCTCGAGGCCGCCGAGGTTCTCGAGCCCGTCGGGCAGCGCGCGGAGGCAGTTGAGCCGCGCGTCCAGCGACCGGAGCGCCGTCATGTGGGAGGTGGACGACGGCAGGTAGGCGAGCTTGTTGGAGTTGACGGAGAGGCGGCGGAGACCGTGGAGCTCGAACCCCAGCGTGTCCGGCAGCTTCGTCAGCTGGTTGAAGTTGGCGTTCAGCTCCTCCAGCGCACTGCGCGTTGTCGTCACGCAGCAGGCAACGAGATAGCAGTGATGAGTCACAGCTCGATCTCTATCTCACGCGACGCGATGTAGTAGCTAGCCATCATGTAGTAGGTAGGTGATGATAGATTATTACCGGCATTCCTCGATGGTGGCGGGCAGGTCGCGGAGGAGGTTGCCGGAGACGTTGAGGACCTTGAGCTTGGAGAGGCAGCCGATGGAGTTGGGCAGCGACGTGAGCTGGTTGGAGCGCACGTCCAGCACCACCACGTTCAGAAGCCTCGCGATTATGGACTCTGGAATGCTCTGCAGTTTTTTTTAACACGTAAGGAAACATAATTAGATGTCGCTCgtgtaaaaaaaataattagataTCGTTACGAACTTACGATTTAGAACTAGTATACTACTTCTTTGTTTGCTGACTCTTTGGCATATTTTGTCAACCTAATACTAGTAACTACTGCAATTACTGAACATAGTATATATATTTTCTTCTGATGATCGAAGCCTACACTTGTGTTCTTATGAAGAAGCGAATAAATACTAGTAGTCGCCTACTCGGCATGTACGTACTTGAAAAGGGCAACAAAGATTTTGTCGTGCCGTCAAGAAATCGGCATATGCAGTGGCATGATCCTTATGGCATCGGGTACAATTAGTTGTTTCGTTGCCCATTTCATGGCTCCAAAGTTCTTCATTTTAAAATGCTAAAAGTCAACTTCCAGAGGCATATACTTGGAACTAGCAAGTTGCCCTTGCATACTTTTTTGTTTCCCCACCCAGTGCACTGCAAGTCTGCAAGTACCATTTTGTACTCCCAAAGTAAGATTGGTTTGTGCGCTTTATTTGTTCACATCaagcccaacaaaaaaaaacttaaaatGCTCTTGTTCTTCAGCTATCCTCTGTAACTTTCTGCAAGTACGTTCTCTACCTCGTCTCTCTAGACAGGGTTTTTGGCAGTTAGCACGCACCTAGAGAGATCGAGTCACCAGTCACCATGCATATGTGATATTTCTGGCCCTGATGAcatccaagaagccaagccaagcGACAAAGCAATAACTAGA from Panicum virgatum strain AP13 chromosome 7N, P.virgatum_v5, whole genome shotgun sequence includes the following:
- the LOC120682751 gene encoding plant intracellular Ras-group-related LRR protein 1-like, with protein sequence MRGMGEKRRHGGGHHVHGVGFGAGGGVGHAEQDEKRREPKKLDMSGMSLDSIPHLSMPLGNITTLDLSNNNLQSIPESIIARLLNVVVLDVRSNQLTSLPNSIGCLSKLKVLNVSGNLLRDLPATIEECRALEELNANFNQLTKLPDTLGFELHGLRRLSVNSNKLAYLPSSTSHMTALRSLDARLNCLRALPDGLENLGGLETLNVSQNFQYLRELPYGIGLLVSLRELDVSYNSIAALPDSMGCLTKLARFSAAGNPLVCPPMDVVEQSLDAMRAYLSARMNGTDKDRRRKKCWVPKLVKFNTFSAGMMTPGRATKVHGNAEGLLISDYRSLDGGIASPGFLSMLSPRRLFSPRRNSPKHH